The proteins below are encoded in one region of Balaenoptera ricei isolate mBalRic1 chromosome 6, mBalRic1.hap2, whole genome shotgun sequence:
- the TMEM215 gene encoding transmembrane protein 215 translates to MRPDDINPRTGLVVALVSVFLVFGFMFTVSGMKGETLGNIPLLAIGPAICLPGIAAIALARKTEGCTKWPENELLWVRKLPCFRKPKDKEVVELLRTPSDLESGKGSSDELAKKVGLRGKPPLQGQDEVPMTSSITTPTPTEEGECQSRVQSGHREEPCRYLDGYCPSGSSLTYNALDAKCSAWDRSECPEPEDSIFFVPQDSIIVCSYKLNSPYDRYCCYINQSQGRWDHETIV, encoded by the coding sequence ATGCGGCCTGATGACATTAACCCGAGGACTGGGCTGGTTGTGGCCCTGGTGAGTGTCTTCCTGGTCTTTGGCTTCATGTTCACTGTCTCTGGGATGAAAGGAGAGACTCTGGGAAACATCCCCCTCCTGGCCATAGGGCCAGCCATCTGCCTCCCAGGCATCGCAGCCATTGCCCTGGCCAGGAAAACTGAGGGGTGCACCAAATGGCCCGAGAATGAGCTGCTATGGGTCCGCAAGTTGCCCTGCTTCCGGAAACCCAAGGACAAGGAGGTGGTGGAACTGCTGAGGACCCCTTCAGACCTGGAGTCGGGCAAGGGGAGCTCAGATGAGCTGGCGAAGAAGGTGGGCCTCAGGGGGAAGCCCCCCCTCCAAGGGCAGGACGAGGTGCCTATGACCAGCTCCATCACCACCCCCACACCCACGGAGGAAGGAGAATGCCAGAGCCGGGTCCAGAGCGGGCATCGGGAGGAGCCATGCAGATACCTGGATGGCTACTGTCCCTCAGGCAGTTCCCTCACCTACAATGCCTTGGATGCCAAGTGCTCAGCCTGGGACAGGTCTGAGTGCCCTGAGCCCGAGGACAGCATCTTCTTTGTGCCCCAGGACAGTATCATCGTTTGCTCCTACAAGCTGAACAGCCCCTATGACAGATACTGTTGTTACATCAATCAGAGCCAAGGCAGATGGGACCATGAAACGATAGTCTAA